The following nucleotide sequence is from Mesobacillus jeotgali.
AAAGAGATGCTCATCAAAAAATTAGTGGTCAACGCGGTGATCAATCCATTGACGGCAATCCTTAAAGTGAAAAATGGAAAGCTGATTCAAAATCCTTTTTACTTTGAGATCTTCAAGCAATTGTTTGATGAATGTGCTTATGTACTTGAACTGCCTAATCGGGAACAGTACTTCAGCAATCTTATGGCAGTATGCGAAAAAACAGCAAATAACCATTCATCCATGTACAAGGATATTGAAAATGGCAGGCAGACAGAAAATGATGCCATTCTCGGGTATTTGCTTGAATTAGCCAGAAGCAAAAATAAAAAAGCTCCATTAATACATAACTACTATCACTGCATAAAGGGGAAGGAGCACGAAAGGGAGGGAGCATGATGCCGGGATTCTTCTCCGCACTTGTTGCCACATTGATCACAGTTCCAATGATTGGCTACCTCACTGTGTTCATCATCAGTAAGCAAGTTACAGGCAACCATCGTCGTTCGGTCAATATGGCTCTTGACTTTAGCACCTTTTTGCTGGTGCTGTCTGTCCATTTTTTGATCATCACCATCTGGAACAAATCGTATCTATGGCTCATCTTGATCATCTTGTTTGGGCTAGCAGCTATATTTGTTTTGATTCACTGGAAATATAAAGAGGAAATCTTGTTGCCGAAGGTATTCAAGGGCTTCTGGCGCTTCAATTTCCTGCTTTTCTTTTCAGCCTACATTGTCCTCGTGTTATATGGTTTGTTCAAACGACTGACATTCCTGTTTGCTTAAACTAGTGTTGGACCGTCTTAATAGAGGGTCCAGCATTTTTTTTAGCTTATTCAAAGCTTGATTAAAAAGAATCTTGATTTTAGAAATTTCGAAAGGCAAAGTTTTTTTCTTTTCGATTCAAACAATGCTATACTCATAACAGTGAAAATTGCTTACGAGAAAGGAAGTACAAGTTAATGGAGATGTTGAATCTCTCTCTTCCGGCTGCCAACCGGTTTGCGACAGATTATCTAACTGGAAGCCCTGGGCTGCAGAGCTTCTTTCATTATAATTTCAACGATAAAAACGCATATATCCACCGCTTGGATGAATTGAAAAATAGAAGCTTTATGAGAAATGAGCTTGCAGACCATATTCAGTCCTTTATGTCCCGTTATGCGAATTCTGAAAAAATCACAGATAATATCAATAAGCTGAGAAAAGAAAATAGCGTTGCTGTCATCGGAGGGCAGCAGGCCGGTATTCTGACTGGTCCGCTATATACAATCCATAAAGTGATTTCAATTATCAAGCTTGCTGAACAAAAA
It contains:
- a CDS encoding DUF3397 domain-containing protein translates to MMPGFFSALVATLITVPMIGYLTVFIISKQVTGNHRRSVNMALDFSTFLLVLSVHFLIITIWNKSYLWLILIILFGLAAIFVLIHWKYKEEILLPKVFKGFWRFNFLLFFSAYIVLVLYGLFKRLTFLFA